One stretch of Anolis carolinensis isolate JA03-04 chromosome 3, rAnoCar3.1.pri, whole genome shotgun sequence DNA includes these proteins:
- the slc35a5 gene encoding UDP-sugar transporter protein SLC35A5 isoform X3 — protein MESKCGSQTTRLFRSTLHTFLLGGTFVALGSSRILLMKYSANEGGYSHSGFGCSSWRQLYSYIKWSIPAFLYFLDNLIVFYVLSYLAPAMAVLFSNFVIITTALLFRIVLKRQVSWVQWASLLILFLSIVALTTGTGSNKDSLAVHGFHHDIFFSHSNSCLQYTNPEEECWGRNCTAKWSFPSLSWNVTTGIGTSRTVHLGLGHLLILVQCFISALANIYNEKILKEGGQFSENIFVQNTKLYLFGAMFNGLMLSLRSENRRRIEYCGFFYGHNAFSVALIFVTAFLGLSVAFILKFRDNMFHVLTAQVTTVIITTVSVFVFDFKPSLEFFLEAPVVLLSIFIYHSSSPRCVEYTAQWERSKHSGGAWERSSGHTFRRTSVVFCGAEKRQYTVETSPQSTSQDGEELERLTKPDSDHDSEEEAL, from the exons gAGGATATTCTCATAGTGGATTTGGCTGCAGCTCATGGAGGCAATTGTATAGCTATATTAAGTGGTCAATTCCTGCCTTCCTTTATTTTCTCGATAATCTGATTGTCTTCTATGTGTTGTCCTACCTCGCACCA GCCATGGCTGTGTTGTTCTCAAATTTTGTCATTATAACGACGGCTCTCCTGTTCAGAATAGTGCTGAA GCGGCAAGTCTCCTGGGTTCAATGGGCCTCTCTGCTGATTTTGTTCCTGTCTATTGTAGCCCTGACTACAGGAACAGGGAGCAACAAGGATAGCTTGGCTGTGCATGGTTTTCATCATGACATCTTTTTCAGCCATTCAAACAGCTGCTTGCAATACACCAACCCAGAGGAGGAATGCTGGGGAAGAAACTGTACGGCAAAGTGGTCCTTCCCCAGTTTGAGCTGGAACGTCACAACTGGTATAGGCACCTCAAGAACAGTTCACCTTGGCCTAGGACATCTGCTCATACTGGTACAGTGCTTTATCTCTGCCTTGGCCAACATCTACAATGAAAAGATATTGAAAGAAGGAGGGCAGTTCAGCGAAAACATCTTTGTACAAAACACCAAGCTGTACCTCTTTGGAGCGATGTTTAATGGCCTGATGCTGAGTTTGCGTTCTGAAAACAGGCGTCGCATAGAATACTGTGGTTTCTTCTATGGCCACAATGCCTTCTCTGTGGCCCTGATTTTTGTCACTGCCTTCCTGGGACTCTCAGTGGCTTTTATCTTGAAGTTCCGGGACAACATGTTTCACGTTCTGACAGCCCAGGTTACAACTGTCATCATCACCACAGTGTCAGTCTTTGTTTTTGACTTCAAACCTTCTCTGGAGTTCTTCCTGGAAGCTCCTGTTGTCCTTTTGTCCATATTTATTTACCATTCCAGCAGCCCTCGATGTGTGGAGTATACAGCTCAGTGGGAGAGGAGCAAACACAGCGGAGGTGCATGGGAGCGCTCCAGCGGG CATACATTTAGAAGAACATCCGTTGTATTCTGTGGAGCTGAGAAAAGGCAATACACTGTTGAGACAAGCCCACAGTCCACTTCACAG GATGGAGAAGAACTTGAAAGACTTACCAAACCAGACAGTGATCATGATTCAGAGGAAGAGGCCTTATAG